CCCCAGAAAATCCCCAAAGTGTGAAAATTGGCTTAGTTAGTGGTGCAATTCGCCCAGAAATCGAACTGGTACTAGAACGCGCCAAACTCGCCGAATATTTTTCCGTGATTGTCGCCGGGGATGACATTACTACCAGTAAACCAGAACCAGATGGTTATTTGCTGGCTGTAGAACGTCTCAACCAAGCATATCCTGATTTGGATTTAAAACCCCAAGAATGCCTAGCCATTGAAGATACTCCCGCCGGTATTGCAGCAGCCAAACAAGCCCAAATGCAAGTGGTTGGTGTGGCTAATACCTACCCATTTCATATGCTTCAGCGCTGCTGTAACTGGACTGTAGATTATTTAATTGAATTAGAGTTAGACCGGGTACAGGAAATTTATTTACAAAAAAATGTGAAACTTACAGCCCCTGAGTGTTAAAATATGATATGTGTGTCAGAGTTCGTGACTCTGCATTCATCCGGGGAATTAGCTCAGTTGGTAGAGTGCTGCGATCGCACCGCAGAGGTCAGGGGTTCGAGTCTCCTATTCTCCATTTAATTTTCATAGCTGGAAAATTTGAATTAAGCGCGTGTTTAACTCTTCTAATTGCTTGATTCCTAAATTACCAATCCGGCGGGTAATCAAATTGCGATCTATGGTGACAATGCGCGATACAATCACCTTAGAACTAAGTTTTAAACCTGTGTTAGCAAACTCCGGATCTGAATCACTAATTAAAAATTCTTCCGGCTGTAAGTTGATTAAATTTTGAGAATAAATAAAACAAATGATAATATTATTACTACCCCTAGAACTAACCCAGAGAACAACAGCAGGGCGTAACTTAGTTTCACTAAAATCAGTAAATGGAAAAGGTGCTAAAATCACATCTCCTTTTTTAAGAGACATTAAACAGGTTCTCCATCTTCACAGGTATAAATATCTGGTTCATTTGCCAAAAAATCAAAACAGCCTCCAGTTTCAGCTAGTTTGATTAATTCTTGATTTGAGGGTTCAGAACTTTCAAAAAATAGCTCTCTTGCTAAAATTTGGCGTTCCTCTGGAGAAAGAGCGCGAATAACTTGGATAAGAGTATTTATTAATTTTATATTCACAGTTTGGGTTTCAAGTGTTTCCCTTTCATTCATCCTCATAGCTCCTGAGTTTGAAAAATAGCTGATTATGATGTAGGAATCCGATTTGATTATTGAAAAAATTTAAGTATATGTAGGGTGTGTTATGGCTTTAGCCTAACGCACCGTCTTCTGGGTCTTGGTGCGTTACACTTCGTGATAACACACCCTACTGAGTTTGACTGTGGTCATGGAGTGCAACTAATGAAACCATCAGTAAAACTGATGAGAACCAAATGGGGTACTTGCAATATTCAAGCTAAACGCATCTGGTTAAATCTGGAACTAGCCAAAAAAGACCCGCAGTGCTTAGAATATGTTGTAGTCCATGAAATGGTGCATCTGTTAGAACGCTATCATGGCGATCGCTTTATCTCCTTCATGAATAAATTTCTCCCCAATTGGAAATTTTATAAGGATGAATTAAACCGTTCCCCCCTGGGAAGTTAAAAAAATTGTAGCGACTGTAAATAATATAAATCTTGTGGGGTGGGCAAAGATGCCCGCCCTTGTCTTTGTAACTCAGCTAAAATATGCTGTATGGAAACCTTATGGCATAGGATGAAAGAGAAGATCAGGGAAAATGTTGTTAAAAATAGTCCAAGTTGAGAAAGCGACTATAACGGCAAAAACTGCAAGTACAGGTGCGGTGGAAAGATACTGAAGAAAATATGCTTTTTGCTTATTTTGTTTTTGCATAGAATTACTCTTTGTCCTCGTTAACTCTATTATATCGTAAAAAAATATATGACCTATAAATCTAGCTGAAGTAATATTAATAAAACTCAGATGTATTCCTATCTATATACTTCATTAGATAGGAAAATTACCTAAAAAGTGACTGAGCAATAGGAAATAATTTTAAGTTAAATTAGAATATGAAAGCTTGAATTTACTGATTTTATAAAAATTATCAAAATGAAATTTACAGACTGGGCTACTAGAATATTACTGATTTCCCTGATGTTGACTACACTAATGATAGTTTTGTCCCTGGGAAGAATACAAAGTAATAAAATAACTTCTAATCCCCAAAATGCCGATATTACTATAGATTGGAATCAATATCCCGAAGCCGAATTACAATCAGCAAAAAACCCAAAGGAAGAACCACCAAAAGATTTACCCGCGCCTTCAGTTACAACTAATCAAAATTCTGGGAGATACAGAACTACAGAGGCTTTTGCTAAGTACACACCCCGGTATGAAATCGCGCCAGTAAACCCCAGCAACTATGGAGAGCGATATAGTCAAGACGTTAATGGTTTACCTCTGAATAATCAACCAATTATTGTGCTTCACGAAACAGCAGAGTCTGCTACTAGTGCGGTGAATTTTTTTCAAACACATAATGCAGATGATAATGTGCAAGCCAGTTATCATGCTTTAATTCAGCTAGATGGGACGATTATTTATTTAGTCCCCCCAGATAAACGCGCTTATGGGGCGGCTAATTCGGTGTTTGAGAGTCCTAATGGTGTGGAAACGGTGACAACTAATCCGAATTTAGCATCTTCTGTGAATAATTTTGCTTATCACGTTTCTTTGGAAACACCACCAGACGGACGGGGAAATAATTTGCTCAAGTCTCATAGTGGTTATACAGAATTGCAATACAATTCTCTAGCTTGGTTAATTGCTCAAAGTCAAGTTCCCGATTATCGCATTACTACCCATGAAGCTGTAGACCGTTCTGGTCAAAAAAGTGACCCCCTCAGTTTTGATGGTAATAAATTTTTGAGCTTACTGCATACCTATCGGGAACTAACTCCCAGCTATCAAGCGCAGAATTAAAAGTGTTAGTTCCTAAACCGTTTGTAGAGACGTTCCATGGAACGTCTCTACATTTTTTTATAATCAATAAAAAGCCGATACAATAATCTTTTTGACTTTTGACTTTTGACTTTTGACTTCCGCGCAGCGCCCCTACTCCCTACTAAAGCTATAAATTTGCTGCGTTTCTAGGCGATCGCATATCGTAGAAGGTACAATATCCAAAGCAAAATGCTGTCTGTCTAATTTAACCTGCAAATTACTCAAAGGATCACTACCAGGAGAAATCAGAAATTCTAACTTCTCCACATAAGGCAACGTTACCAGATAGTCGAGAATTTGGAAAATTGCTTGCAGGTAAGGATGACCATTTTGCTGATACCAATCACTATCAGCCACATTTGCTTGATCAAAACCCAAGTGTACTGTTAAAGATGGTTGAGCAAACAACGCCAACCCTAACGGACGCGCTTCTTCTTGTAACAATAAATGATTACTTTTAGCTAAATGCCGTAATTTCTCTAAGCGTTCATAGCGTTCGGTGACTAATTCCGGGTCATCTTGCCAATTAATTGCTACAGTGACTAAGTAAGTTTGTAACAACATATGACCCAGCTTTTGGGCTTTAGTTGCCAAATAATAAGAATTGTAATCGTTAGCTTCAATCAACAACGCTAAACGCTCGACTACTTCCAAGCCATAACCCTTGAGTCCGGCAATTTTACGGGGATTATTCGTAATTAGGCGAATCTTTTTTATCCCTAAATCCATAAGCATTTGCGCCCCCATCCCATAATCGCGCAAGTCAGCCGGAAATCCTAAGCGCTCGTTAGCCTCTACTGTATCCAGTCCCATATCCTGCAAAGAATAGGCTTTGAGTTTATTAATTAAGCCAATTCCCCGCCCTTCTTGACGCAGGTAAACTACGACACCTTGACCAGCCGCTTCAATCATTTTTAATGCTGATTTTAGCTGCATCCGACAATCGCAACGCAAAGAACCCAACGCGTCACCAGTTAAACATTCCGAGTGCATCCGCACCATCACAGCCTCATCTTGAAAATTAGCCGGATCACCCTTGACAATAGCGACGTGTTCTGTATTATCCAGAGTATGGCGATAGCCGTAAATATCAAACTGACCGAATTGGCTGGGTAGCTTTGTGACTATCTCACGATATATTAAGCGATCGTTTTGCAGACGATAACTAATTAAATCAGCAATACTAATAATTTTGAGATTGTGATGTTGAGCATACAGGATTAATTCAGGCAACCGCGCCATTGAACCATTAGGGTTTTGAATTTCACAAATTACCCCGGCTGGATATAGCCCGGCTAGTCGCGATAAATCCACAGCCGCTTCTGTATGTCCGGCGCGTTTAAGTACCCCTCCCGCCTTGGCGCGAATCGGGAAAATGTGACCAGGACGACGTAAATCTGTAGGTTTTGTGGCTGGGTTGAGCGCAACTTGAATAGTACGGGCGCGGTCTTCGGCAGAAATTCCCGTAGAAACACCCAATTCCGGGCCAGCATCAATACTAACGGTAAAAGCAGTTTGGTTAGTATCGGTGATGTTAGTCACCATTAATGGTAAATCTAATTCATCCAAGCGATCGCCTGTCATGGCCAGACAAATTAGCCCTCTAGCTTCCACCGCCATGAAATTAATCATATCCGGTGTGGCAAATTGGGCAGCACAAATTAAATCGCCTTCATTTTCTCTATTTTCATCATCTACCACCACAATGACGCGACCCGCTTTTAAGTCTGCCAAAGCAGCATCAATAGAATCAAATTTAAAGGCTGGGGTTGAAGAGTCAGCACTATCAGTTTTTTCCCCTACGGTCGGAGTTACACCCGTGCGGGTGTCTTCCCCATTCCAGGGAGTAGAATCAGACTGTCGTGTAGGCTTAGGCTTTGACACAGAAAATTTCCAGCTACCAAAAGTAAATTTTTTTTACAATTTCTTATTTTAAATTGTAGCTCGTTTATGTAGCAGAGAAGTAGACTAGCAATGTTTTCATAATTTGACAAAGTTTATGTAAAGTGCAACAAAATGGAAACCCTGATCAGCTATCAGCGCCAGAATACTATTTTAGTTGTTTCCAGTCAGGCTGTATGTCAAGGGGTCTGTCGGTGAGAAAAATTGCTCATATTTTCAGATTAGTGATGATTTGAGCGAGTAAAAGTGTAGAATCTTGCCACAACCCAAAGCAGAGCCAAAACACTACACTTGGGGTTACTGGTATATTGTGCGCCTGGGATTTTGTAGCTGATATTTGAGATTGACAACCAAATTAACCAAAAACAGATAAGGATTTCATAATTATGGGTAATTTTAGACGCGTACCAGTGGGAATTGTTGGCGCGTCAGGCTATGGCGGAGTGCAACTAATCAGATTATTGATGGAGCATCCAGAAGTTGAACTAGTTTATTTAGGCGGTGAGAGTAGTGCTGGTAAATCCTTTGGAGACCTCTACCCCCATCTGGCTCATCTAGTTAACTTACCAATTGAAGCAGTAGATGCAGAAGTAATTGCTCACCGTTGTGAAGTAGTATTTCTCTCCCTCCCCAATGGTCTGGCTTGCCAAATTGCCCCGATATTGTGTGAAAAAGGCTGTAAAGTCCTGGATTTGAGTGCAGACTATCGATTTAGCGACTTGACAACTTACACAAATTGGTATGGTACTCAGAGAAGCGATCGCACAACAGCCGCCACAGCAGTATATGGCTTACCGGAATTGTACCGCGATCGCATTGCCGAAGCCCAGTTAGTGGGCTGTCCTGGTTGTTACCCCACCGCCAGCCTCTTAGCCCTTTCGCCACTGCTCAAACAAGGCTTAATCGTCCCCGAAACCGCCATTATCGATGCCAAATCAGGCACATCAGGCGGCGGCAGACAAGGCAAAATTAACTTATTACTAGCTGAAGCGGATAACTCACTAGGAGCCTATGGTGTTGCTCGTCACCGTCACACCCCGGAAATTGAGCAGATTTGTAGTGATTTAGCAGGACACGAAGTCACCATTCAATTTACCCCCCATCTGATTCCAATGGTGCGGGGAATTTTAGCCACAGTATATGCCACACTCCGCGATCCCGGCTTAGTGCGAGATGACTTAATTACCATTTATTCAGCCTTCTATCGCAACGCCCCCTGGGTGAGAATATGCAACAGTGGCATTTATCCTCAAACCAAGTGGGCGTGTGGTAGTAACCTTTGTTACATAGGCGTAGAAGTTGACCCCCGTACCGGGCGAGTCATAGTCATGTCAGCCATTGACAACCTGATTAAAGGACAGGCGGGACAAGCAATACAGTGTTTGAACCTGATGATGGGCTGGGATGAAACCTTGGGTTTACCCAAAGTCGGATTTTATCCATAATCGGGGAAATCAATTTTGGATTTTGGATTTGCGATTTTAGATTATGGTTCAATCCAAAATCTAAAATCTAAAATCTAAAATTCCTACTTCCTACTTAGGTCCTAAACCCACAGTACCAGCATAAACAGCGCGATCGCCTAATTCATGCTCAATCCGCAGCAAGCGATTGTATTTTGCTACCCGTTCACTGCGACACAGAGAACCAGTCTTAATTTGACCCGCACGAGTCGCCACAGCCAAATCAGCAATAGTGGTATCCTCAGTTTCACCAGAACGATGGCTAATCACTGAACGGAAACCGTTACGGGTAGCCAAATCAATAGTTTCCAAAGTTTCAGTCAGTGAACCAATTTGATTAAGTTTAATCAAAATCGAGTTAGCGGCTTTTTGCTCAATTCCCTTTTGTAAGCGAGTAGCATTAGTCACAAACAAATCATCACCCACCAACTGCACCTTAGAACCGACCTTTTCAGTCAGCAATTGCCAACTTTGCCAATCTTCCTCATGTAAACCATCTTCAATGGATACAATGGGATATTCGTCAACCAATTGAGCCAAGTAATCAATAAACTCAGCCGGAGAGTGGGGTTTACCATCATAAACATACTGTCCATCTTTGTAAAACTCACTCGCAGCCACATCCAGCGCCAAAGCCACTTCTTCCCCAGGCTTGTAACCAGCTTGTTTAATAGCCGCCACCAGTAATTCCAAAGCCACTTGATTAGACTCTAAATTAGGCGCAAAACCACCTTCATCACCCACACCAGTCAGCAAACCCTTTTCATCCAACACCTTGCTCAGAGTCGCAAAAACTTCCGCACCCCAGCGCAAAGCTTCCTTAAAAGAAGGAGCGCCCACAGGGACAATCATAAACTCTTGAAAATCCACATTATTAGAAGCGTGCGCCCCACCATTAATTACATTCATTAACGGTACTGGTAACAAATTCGCCAAAGGTCCACCCAAATAGCGATATAAGGGAACCTCCAAAGATTCCGCCCCTGCTTTAGCTGCTGCTAGAGAAACCGCCAAAATTGCATTTGCACCCAAATTAGATTTATTCCCAGAACCATCCAGAGCAATCATTGTTCTGTCTAAAAGTTCCTGGTTGAGAGCATCCAAGCCTAATAACTTTGGTGCTAACACCTCATTGACATTCTGCACCGCCTTGAGAACCCCTTTACCCCCATAACGGCTTTTGTCGCCATCTCGTAGTTCATGGGCTTCAAAAGTGCCAGTAGACGCACCACTGGGAACCTGTGCTAGTCCCACCACACCATTAGCTAAATGTACTTCTGCTTCTATTGTGGGTTTACCCCGTGAGTCCAGAATTTCGCGGGCGACAATTGCATCAATAGCGGTATCCAGAAATTTAGTCATTCGTGTTTTGTCCTTCATGTCTACGGTGATTAAGGGTTCAGACTTTACAGTTTAGTCATAACCCAATCGTTAGTTTATGTGTTTCCGGCGCTAAATCGCCTGAGATTAAAGAAGATTTCCAATAGAGGACGGTGGAAGTTGGTTTACTGGGTAAGAAGTAAAACACAGATGACTATGGGCTACATCTGCTATAAAAGCTATTTACGTTATAATTTCCTTGAAATCCGAGAGATTATTTATGAACAAAGAAAGTATTACAGCCATAATTCATACGGGTGATGATTTTGGTTATGTGGCTGAATGTATAGAAATTTCTGTTGTTACTCAAGGGGATAGTTTGGATGAAGTTGTGAAAAATTGTACTGATGCAGTTTTTCTGCATTTGGAAGGGGAAAATCCCGAAGATTTTGGATTAATTGAGCATCCCGCTATTCGCTTTGTTTTTGAACTCCAGCCGACTTATGCCTAAGTTAAAAAGACTATCAGCACAGGAAGTTATTGAAATTCTAGGGATTATTTATGAATACATTAGAAATTCGGCAACAAATTCAAGAATATGTTGATCAA
The window above is part of the Nodularia spumigena CCY9414 genome. Proteins encoded here:
- a CDS encoding type II toxin-antitoxin system HicB family antitoxin, translated to MNKESITAIIHTGDDFGYVAECIEISVVTQGDSLDEVVKNCTDAVFLHLEGENPEDFGLIEHPAIRFVFELQPTYA
- the eno gene encoding phosphopyruvate hydratase: MTKFLDTAIDAIVAREILDSRGKPTIEAEVHLANGVVGLAQVPSGASTGTFEAHELRDGDKSRYGGKGVLKAVQNVNEVLAPKLLGLDALNQELLDRTMIALDGSGNKSNLGANAILAVSLAAAKAGAESLEVPLYRYLGGPLANLLPVPLMNVINGGAHASNNVDFQEFMIVPVGAPSFKEALRWGAEVFATLSKVLDEKGLLTGVGDEGGFAPNLESNQVALELLVAAIKQAGYKPGEEVALALDVAASEFYKDGQYVYDGKPHSPAEFIDYLAQLVDEYPIVSIEDGLHEEDWQSWQLLTEKVGSKVQLVGDDLFVTNATRLQKGIEQKAANSILIKLNQIGSLTETLETIDLATRNGFRSVISHRSGETEDTTIADLAVATRAGQIKTGSLCRSERVAKYNRLLRIEHELGDRAVYAGTVGLGPK
- the argC gene encoding N-acetyl-gamma-glutamyl-phosphate reductase, translated to MGNFRRVPVGIVGASGYGGVQLIRLLMEHPEVELVYLGGESSAGKSFGDLYPHLAHLVNLPIEAVDAEVIAHRCEVVFLSLPNGLACQIAPILCEKGCKVLDLSADYRFSDLTTYTNWYGTQRSDRTTAATAVYGLPELYRDRIAEAQLVGCPGCYPTASLLALSPLLKQGLIVPETAIIDAKSGTSGGGRQGKINLLLAEADNSLGAYGVARHRHTPEIEQICSDLAGHEVTIQFTPHLIPMVRGILATVYATLRDPGLVRDDLITIYSAFYRNAPWVRICNSGIYPQTKWACGSNLCYIGVEVDPRTGRVIVMSAIDNLIKGQAGQAIQCLNLMMGWDETLGLPKVGFYP
- a CDS encoding HAD family hydrolase, translating into MSLKAVLFDFNGVIINDERIHLQLIDEILIAENLQPQKVSERQASLGRSDRTYLQELLKSRGRVDNEEYLTKLLHRKAQAYVQELDKIAKLPLYSGVEDLIYQVRSRKIAPENPQSVKIGLVSGAIRPEIELVLERAKLAEYFSVIVAGDDITTSKPEPDGYLLAVERLNQAYPDLDLKPQECLAIEDTPAGIAAAKQAQMQVVGVANTYPFHMLQRCCNWTVDYLIELELDRVQEIYLQKNVKLTAPEC
- a CDS encoding SprT-like domain-containing protein — protein: MQLMKPSVKLMRTKWGTCNIQAKRIWLNLELAKKDPQCLEYVVVHEMVHLLERYHGDRFISFMNKFLPNWKFYKDELNRSPLGS
- the ribBA gene encoding bifunctional 3,4-dihydroxy-2-butanone-4-phosphate synthase/GTP cyclohydrolase II, coding for MSKPKPTRQSDSTPWNGEDTRTGVTPTVGEKTDSADSSTPAFKFDSIDAALADLKAGRVIVVVDDENRENEGDLICAAQFATPDMINFMAVEARGLICLAMTGDRLDELDLPLMVTNITDTNQTAFTVSIDAGPELGVSTGISAEDRARTIQVALNPATKPTDLRRPGHIFPIRAKAGGVLKRAGHTEAAVDLSRLAGLYPAGVICEIQNPNGSMARLPELILYAQHHNLKIISIADLISYRLQNDRLIYREIVTKLPSQFGQFDIYGYRHTLDNTEHVAIVKGDPANFQDEAVMVRMHSECLTGDALGSLRCDCRMQLKSALKMIEAAGQGVVVYLRQEGRGIGLINKLKAYSLQDMGLDTVEANERLGFPADLRDYGMGAQMLMDLGIKKIRLITNNPRKIAGLKGYGLEVVERLALLIEANDYNSYYLATKAQKLGHMLLQTYLVTVAINWQDDPELVTERYERLEKLRHLAKSNHLLLQEEARPLGLALFAQPSLTVHLGFDQANVADSDWYQQNGHPYLQAIFQILDYLVTLPYVEKLEFLISPGSDPLSNLQVKLDRQHFALDIVPSTICDRLETQQIYSFSRE
- a CDS encoding peptidoglycan recognition protein family protein; amino-acid sequence: MKFTDWATRILLISLMLTTLMIVLSLGRIQSNKITSNPQNADITIDWNQYPEAELQSAKNPKEEPPKDLPAPSVTTNQNSGRYRTTEAFAKYTPRYEIAPVNPSNYGERYSQDVNGLPLNNQPIIVLHETAESATSAVNFFQTHNADDNVQASYHALIQLDGTIIYLVPPDKRAYGAANSVFESPNGVETVTTNPNLASSVNNFAYHVSLETPPDGRGNNLLKSHSGYTELQYNSLAWLIAQSQVPDYRITTHEAVDRSGQKSDPLSFDGNKFLSLLHTYRELTPSYQAQN
- a CDS encoding type II toxin-antitoxin system PemK/MazF family toxin — its product is MSLKKGDVILAPFPFTDFSETKLRPAVVLWVSSRGSNNIIICFIYSQNLINLQPEEFLISDSDPEFANTGLKLSSKVIVSRIVTIDRNLITRRIGNLGIKQLEELNTRLIQIFQL
- a CDS encoding PsaJ asl3190, producing MQKQNKQKAYFLQYLSTAPVLAVFAVIVAFSTWTIFNNIFPDLLFHPMP